In a single window of the Thermus amyloliquefaciens genome:
- the soxC gene encoding sulfite dehydrogenase, producing MDRRKFFRLLGAGGVLGLLKAKAQTAPWDEETFAPTKTLGAPLSEYGQRSPFEEGVVRYISPNLRTRHSGADFAPLEKLEGVITPNGLHFERHHGGVPQVDPAKYRLVIHGMVERPLVFTLEDLKRFPSVTRTYFIECAGNGQNGYRNPPDPNLTATRSRGLASNASWTGVPLALLLKEAGVKPEAKWLIPEGMDAAMYTRSLPLEKAMEDVLVAYAQNGEALRPEQGYPVRLVVPGWEGSIQVKWLRRILVTDLPAMAKDETSEYTDVMADGKVWAFTWVMDPESIITYPSGLQEIKPGFHEIRGLAWSGYGRITKVEISFDEGRTWRQATLEPPVERYAFVRFKMPWHWDGKEVVLWSRAWDEKGNTQPTREEFFKKWGRNNRYHYNAIQAWRILPNGRVVNGDRPLGQQAFGPMGGCGGEVFDG from the coding sequence ATGGACCGAAGGAAGTTCTTCCGGCTCTTAGGCGCGGGGGGCGTGCTGGGCCTCCTCAAGGCCAAGGCCCAGACGGCCCCTTGGGACGAGGAGACCTTTGCCCCCACGAAGACCCTGGGGGCTCCCCTTTCCGAGTACGGCCAGAGGAGCCCCTTTGAGGAGGGGGTGGTGCGCTACATCTCCCCCAACCTGCGCACCCGCCATTCCGGGGCGGACTTCGCCCCCTTGGAGAAGCTGGAGGGGGTCATCACCCCCAACGGCCTGCACTTTGAGCGCCACCACGGGGGGGTGCCGCAGGTGGACCCGGCCAAGTACCGGCTGGTGATCCACGGCATGGTGGAGCGCCCCCTGGTCTTTACCCTCGAGGACCTCAAGCGCTTCCCCTCCGTGACCCGCACCTACTTCATTGAGTGTGCAGGCAACGGGCAAAACGGCTACCGCAACCCCCCAGACCCCAACCTCACCGCCACCCGTAGCCGGGGCCTGGCCTCCAACGCCAGCTGGACGGGGGTGCCCCTGGCCCTCCTCCTCAAGGAGGCGGGGGTGAAGCCCGAGGCCAAGTGGCTTATCCCCGAGGGCATGGACGCCGCCATGTACACCCGCTCCCTCCCCTTGGAGAAGGCCATGGAGGACGTCCTGGTGGCCTACGCCCAAAACGGGGAGGCCCTGCGCCCCGAGCAGGGCTACCCGGTGCGCCTGGTGGTGCCGGGTTGGGAGGGGAGCATCCAGGTGAAGTGGCTCAGGCGCATCCTGGTCACGGACCTCCCCGCCATGGCCAAGGACGAGACCAGCGAGTACACCGACGTGATGGCGGACGGCAAGGTTTGGGCCTTCACCTGGGTCATGGACCCGGAGTCCATCATCACCTACCCCTCCGGCCTCCAGGAGATCAAGCCGGGCTTCCACGAGATCCGGGGCCTGGCCTGGAGCGGGTACGGGCGCATCACCAAGGTGGAGATCTCCTTTGACGAGGGGAGGACCTGGCGCCAGGCCACCTTAGAACCCCCGGTGGAGCGCTACGCCTTCGTGCGCTTCAAGATGCCCTGGCACTGGGACGGCAAGGAGGTGGTGCTTTGGAGCCGGGCCTGGGACGAGAAGGGGAATACCCAGCCCACCCGGGAGGAGTTCTTCAAGAAGTGGGGCAGGAACAACCGCTACCACTACAACGCCATCCAGGCCTGGCGCATTCTGCCCAACGGCCGGGTGGTGAACGGGGACAGGCCCTTGGGCCAGCAGGCCTTCGGGCCCATGGGCGGATGCGGGGGGGAGGTGTTTGATGGCTAA
- a CDS encoding FAD-dependent oxidoreductase produces MSKVSRRQVLKSGAALAAAGALSGQAFAQEFYSRPATLLPRTRKPRVVVIGGGWGGTTVARKLAQSGVDVEVVLIEQKPIFMSCPMSNLFLAGVKPLEWLVFDYTNVVKDGVIFVQERVLDINRDRRLVRTSGGYIGYDYLVLAPGIDYMYEAIPGYAEVKHLMPVGFKPFEHIALRRQLDQFDETGGELVMYIPNPPYRCPPGPYERAAMLAWRLKEKKVKGKLIVLDANPQPVSKAPGFLAAYNELYKGYLEYVPNTRITGLDYGRKVVKTELGDVPFTVADIIPPMKAGELVRTAGLGERWANVRIPYFLSEKDDRVYLVGDITGNTPYPKSGMVAYVSGTIVARHLVERLKGKPLAEIPPELPHNICYSFVDKEEAIWVAANYSWDEAAKQIKAQSSVDNQRSAANGTAAIGWATGIWNDMFGPA; encoded by the coding sequence ATGAGCAAGGTTAGTCGGCGTCAGGTTCTCAAGTCGGGGGCGGCCTTGGCCGCGGCGGGGGCCCTTTCCGGGCAGGCCTTCGCCCAGGAGTTCTACAGCCGCCCGGCCACCCTTCTCCCCCGGACCCGCAAGCCGCGGGTGGTGGTGATCGGGGGTGGCTGGGGGGGCACCACGGTGGCCCGGAAGCTGGCCCAGTCCGGGGTGGATGTGGAGGTGGTGCTCATTGAGCAGAAGCCCATCTTCATGTCCTGCCCCATGTCCAACCTCTTCCTGGCGGGGGTGAAGCCCCTGGAATGGCTGGTCTTTGACTACACCAACGTGGTCAAGGACGGGGTCATCTTCGTCCAGGAAAGGGTCTTGGACATCAACCGGGACCGCCGCCTGGTGCGCACCAGCGGGGGCTACATCGGCTACGATTATTTGGTCTTGGCCCCGGGCATTGACTATATGTACGAGGCCATCCCAGGCTACGCCGAGGTGAAGCACCTCATGCCGGTGGGCTTCAAGCCCTTTGAGCACATCGCCTTGAGGCGCCAGCTGGACCAGTTTGATGAAACGGGCGGGGAGCTGGTCATGTACATCCCCAATCCCCCCTACCGTTGCCCCCCTGGCCCCTACGAGCGGGCGGCCATGCTGGCCTGGCGGCTCAAGGAGAAGAAGGTCAAGGGGAAGCTCATCGTCCTGGATGCCAACCCCCAGCCCGTCTCCAAGGCCCCGGGCTTCCTCGCCGCCTACAACGAGCTCTACAAGGGCTACCTGGAGTACGTGCCCAACACCCGCATCACCGGCTTGGACTATGGGCGAAAGGTGGTCAAGACCGAGCTCGGGGACGTGCCCTTCACCGTGGCCGACATCATCCCCCCCATGAAGGCGGGGGAGCTGGTGCGCACCGCGGGCCTGGGGGAGCGCTGGGCCAACGTGAGGATCCCCTACTTCCTCTCCGAGAAGGACGACCGCGTTTACCTGGTGGGGGATATCACCGGGAACACCCCCTACCCCAAAAGCGGCATGGTGGCCTACGTGTCCGGCACCATCGTGGCCCGGCACCTGGTGGAAAGGCTTAAGGGCAAGCCCCTGGCGGAGATCCCCCCTGAGCTTCCCCATAACATCTGCTACTCCTTCGTGGACAAGGAGGAGGCCATCTGGGTGGCGGCCAACTACTCCTGGGACGAGGCGGCCAAGCAGATCAAGGCCCAAAGCTCCGTGGACAACCAGCGCTCGGCCGCCAACGGGACCGCCGCCATCGGCTGGGCCACCGGGATTTGGAACGACATGTTCGGCCCCGCCTGA
- a CDS encoding translation initiation factor 2, which translates to MRKLLALLALMGLSLAQSLVVEVRGSLEEVEAKTLEALRSVGLEPDRVLNLGEQVRQVTGPGFPEYRLVVLKPEKGSVEAVSKNPMAAIVLPPTVFITGQGQKYQVGTFDGRLLFGMLQVYGGEVERLTWRLEAALGRLGIVRRLPPAVMPDPRSGMMPALLYRVPSAKVEDVVLMVETELTSNGLNLLPNVKVGPVTVIMPCKSEWARIMFLTQPAGGFAAPCRFFAMQMGPDVLVGAIEPMLMTIMPGVMGSPAVAMLQEARQVMSQILEATGGSPYRPGQ; encoded by the coding sequence ATGAGGAAACTGCTGGCTCTTTTGGCGCTGATGGGCCTTTCCCTGGCCCAGTCCCTGGTGGTGGAGGTCCGGGGCTCCTTGGAGGAGGTGGAGGCTAAGACCCTGGAGGCCCTGAGGTCGGTGGGCCTGGAACCGGACCGGGTCCTGAACCTGGGGGAGCAGGTGCGGCAGGTGACCGGCCCTGGCTTCCCCGAATACCGCCTGGTGGTGCTGAAGCCCGAGAAGGGAAGCGTGGAGGCCGTGTCCAAGAACCCCATGGCCGCCATCGTCTTGCCCCCCACCGTCTTCATCACCGGGCAGGGGCAGAAGTACCAGGTGGGCACCTTTGACGGGCGGCTCCTCTTCGGCATGCTGCAGGTGTACGGGGGTGAGGTGGAGCGGCTCACCTGGCGCCTCGAGGCCGCCTTGGGCCGCCTGGGCATCGTGCGCCGCCTGCCCCCTGCGGTGATGCCCGACCCCAGGAGCGGCATGATGCCTGCCCTCCTCTACCGCGTGCCCTCCGCCAAGGTGGAGGACGTGGTGCTCATGGTGGAGACCGAGCTCACCTCCAACGGGCTTAACCTCCTCCCCAACGTGAAGGTGGGCCCGGTCACGGTGATCATGCCCTGCAAGAGCGAGTGGGCCCGCATCATGTTCCTCACGCAACCCGCGGGTGGGTTTGCCGCCCCTTGCCGCTTCTTCGCCATGCAGATGGGGCCGGATGTGCTGGTGGGGGCCATTGAGCCCATGCTCATGACCATCATGCCGGGGGTGATGGGTAGCCCGGCGGTGGCCATGCTCCAAGAGGCCCGCCAGGTGATGTCCCAGATCCTGGAAGCCACGGGCGGTAGCCCTTACCGTCCTGGCCAATAG
- the soxA gene encoding sulfur oxidation c-type cytochrome SoxA, with protein MRFMFLGAVAFGALAGVVAYTQQSKPLDPFEEAMRQRQMYLETFGVLPGELFAKEGKELFFRKGPSGKTLEECDFGKGKGVLEGVYAILPKYFPDSRRVEDLETRVYTCMQTVQGFKPNEIKRDEVKAITTYIASFSSKAKIQVVPKHPAELAMYNLGRELWYTRAGARDMSCAICHDQYAGQRVRLSPVRSPKQGLGNEWPAYRFEEDKLYTMEDRINFCYESIAIPKPEFYSDVHIALTLYMLAEATKSGHSFEELPFFTR; from the coding sequence ATGCGTTTCATGTTTCTGGGTGCGGTCGCTTTTGGCGCCCTGGCTGGCGTGGTGGCGTATACTCAGCAAAGCAAGCCCCTGGATCCTTTTGAGGAAGCCATGCGCCAGCGGCAGATGTATCTGGAAACCTTTGGGGTGCTTCCGGGCGAGCTCTTCGCTAAGGAGGGCAAGGAGCTCTTTTTCCGCAAGGGGCCCAGCGGCAAGACCCTCGAGGAGTGCGACTTCGGCAAGGGGAAGGGGGTTTTGGAGGGGGTTTACGCCATTCTGCCCAAGTACTTCCCGGACAGCCGCCGGGTGGAGGACCTGGAAACCCGGGTGTACACCTGCATGCAGACGGTCCAGGGGTTTAAACCCAACGAGATCAAGCGGGACGAGGTTAAGGCCATCACCACCTACATCGCCTCCTTCTCCTCCAAGGCCAAGATTCAGGTGGTGCCCAAGCACCCCGCTGAGCTTGCCATGTACAACCTGGGGCGGGAGCTTTGGTACACCCGGGCCGGGGCCCGGGACATGAGCTGCGCCATCTGCCACGACCAGTACGCGGGCCAGAGGGTGCGGCTTTCCCCCGTTAGGAGCCCCAAGCAGGGCTTGGGCAACGAGTGGCCCGCCTACCGCTTTGAGGAGGACAAGCTCTACACCATGGAGGACCGCATCAACTTCTGCTACGAGTCCATCGCCATCCCCAAGCCCGAGTTCTACTCCGACGTGCACATCGCCCTCACCCTGTACATGCTGGCCGAGGCCACCAAGTCCGGGCACTCCTTTGAGGAGCTGCCCTTCTTCACCCGCTAG
- the soxX gene encoding sulfur oxidation c-type cytochrome SoxX: protein MRRTAVAIGGLLLLGLGLSQVGPFRARFEAALHAGGHEFAQVMLSQDKGQALCSQYRDKLPADLIPGFLAEQKALIKYPASGKLMGDWRNGEKVFTDPKRGNCYACHAGVATEVAYGTMGPSLTNYGQRGTSEAVVRYTYEKIYNAWAFVPCSLMYRGGVHGLFTPEETADLVAFLLDPSSPINRR from the coding sequence ATGAGAAGGACAGCGGTTGCGATTGGCGGCCTTTTGCTTTTGGGGCTAGGGCTTTCGCAGGTGGGCCCCTTCAGAGCCCGCTTTGAGGCGGCTTTGCATGCGGGCGGCCATGAGTTCGCCCAGGTCATGCTCTCCCAGGACAAGGGGCAGGCCCTCTGCTCCCAATACCGGGACAAGCTCCCCGCGGACCTCATCCCGGGCTTTTTGGCGGAGCAGAAGGCCCTCATCAAGTACCCAGCGAGCGGCAAGCTCATGGGGGACTGGAGAAACGGGGAGAAGGTCTTCACCGACCCCAAGCGGGGCAACTGTTACGCCTGCCACGCGGGGGTGGCCACGGAGGTGGCCTACGGCACCATGGGGCCGAGCCTGACCAACTATGGGCAGCGGGGCACCTCGGAGGCGGTGGTGCGGTACACCTACGAGAAGATCTACAACGCCTGGGCCTTCGTGCCCTGCTCCCTCATGTACCGGGGAGGGGTGCACGGCCTCTTCACCCCGGAGGAGACCGCTGACCTGGTGGCCTTCCTCTTGGACCCCAGCTCTCCCATTAACCGGAGGTGA
- the soxB gene encoding thiosulfohydrolase SoxB — protein MNRRELLYLFSALAGLGPKALAQVLENPGRLYELPPYGDATLLYFSDLHGQAFPHYFMEPPNLIAPKPLMGRPGYLTGEAILRYYGVERGTPLAYLLSYVNFEELARAFGPIGGLSALTALIRQQKAQVEAEGGQALVLDGGDTWTNSGLSLLTQGEAIVEWQNLTGVDHMVSHWEWTLGRERVEELLKRFRGEHLSYNVVDELFGDPLFPAYRIHQLGKHAVAVVGATYPYVKVSHPEEFTQGLSFALDERRLQEAVDQARAEGAEAVVLLSHNGLQLDAALAERIKGLDLILSGHTHDLTPRPWRVGKTWIVAGSAAGKALMRVDLKLWKGGIANLRVRVLPVLSQHLPKAEDVEKWLQERVAPHRQHLFEPLAVCESLLYKRDTLYSTFDQMVGEAVRALYPEVEVVFSPAVRWGTTLLPGQAITRDHLYAYTGFTYPELHLFWLRGEQIRGVLEDIASNVFSPDPFYQQGGDVSRTYGLRYVLDPDAPTGQRVREVEVGGKPLDPNRRYLVAAYGGRLQRVGEAKAGFEPRPIYAVLEEYLKGVGRVRVLPNPNVRVLGRTYQVPEVKG, from the coding sequence ATGAACCGGAGAGAGCTCCTCTACCTTTTTTCCGCTTTGGCGGGCCTAGGTCCCAAGGCCCTGGCCCAGGTCCTGGAAAACCCTGGCCGGCTCTATGAGCTTCCCCCCTACGGCGACGCCACCCTGCTTTACTTCTCCGACCTTCACGGGCAGGCCTTCCCCCACTACTTCATGGAGCCGCCCAACCTCATCGCCCCCAAGCCCCTCATGGGCCGCCCCGGATACCTCACCGGCGAGGCCATCCTGCGTTACTACGGGGTGGAGCGGGGCACGCCCTTGGCCTATCTCCTTTCCTACGTGAATTTTGAGGAGCTGGCCCGGGCCTTTGGCCCCATTGGGGGGCTTTCCGCCTTGACGGCCCTGATCCGCCAGCAGAAGGCCCAGGTGGAGGCGGAGGGGGGCCAGGCTTTGGTCCTGGACGGGGGGGATACCTGGACCAACTCCGGCCTTTCCCTGCTCACCCAGGGGGAGGCCATCGTGGAGTGGCAGAACCTCACCGGGGTGGACCACATGGTCTCCCATTGGGAGTGGACCCTGGGGCGGGAGCGGGTGGAGGAGCTCTTGAAGCGGTTCCGGGGTGAGCACCTCTCCTACAACGTGGTGGACGAGCTTTTCGGCGATCCCCTCTTCCCCGCTTACCGCATCCACCAGCTGGGCAAGCACGCGGTGGCCGTGGTGGGGGCCACCTATCCGTACGTGAAGGTCTCCCACCCGGAGGAGTTCACCCAGGGGCTTTCCTTCGCCTTGGACGAGCGGCGGTTGCAGGAGGCGGTGGACCAGGCCCGGGCGGAAGGGGCAGAGGCGGTGGTCCTCCTCTCCCATAACGGCTTGCAGCTGGACGCCGCCTTGGCGGAGCGGATCAAGGGCCTTGACCTCATCCTCTCGGGCCACACCCACGACCTCACCCCCAGGCCCTGGCGGGTGGGGAAGACCTGGATTGTGGCGGGGAGTGCCGCGGGCAAGGCCTTGATGCGGGTGGACCTGAAGCTCTGGAAGGGGGGCATCGCCAACCTGCGGGTGCGGGTCCTGCCGGTGCTCTCCCAGCACCTTCCCAAGGCGGAGGATGTGGAAAAGTGGCTTCAGGAGCGGGTGGCTCCCCACCGCCAACACCTCTTTGAGCCCTTGGCGGTTTGCGAAAGCCTCCTTTACAAGCGGGATACCCTCTATTCCACCTTTGACCAGATGGTGGGGGAGGCGGTGCGGGCTCTTTACCCCGAGGTGGAGGTGGTCTTCAGCCCTGCGGTGCGCTGGGGGACCACCCTCCTTCCTGGCCAGGCCATCACCCGCGACCACCTCTACGCCTACACCGGTTTCACCTATCCGGAGCTCCACCTTTTCTGGCTCCGGGGGGAGCAGATCCGGGGCGTTCTGGAGGACATCGCCAGCAACGTGTTCAGCCCCGACCCCTTCTACCAGCAGGGCGGGGACGTGAGCCGCACCTATGGTCTGCGCTACGTCCTGGACCCCGACGCCCCCACGGGCCAGCGGGTGCGGGAGGTGGAGGTGGGCGGCAAGCCCCTGGATCCCAATCGCCGGTACCTGGTGGCCGCCTATGGGGGGAGGCTGCAGCGGGTGGGGGAGGCCAAGGCGGGCTTCGAGCCCAGGCCCATCTACGCGGTGCTGGAGGAGTACCTGAAGGGGGTAGGCAGGGTGAGGGTTCTCCCCAACCCCAACGTGCGCGTGCTCGGCAGGACGTATCAGGTTCCGGAGGTGAAGGGATGA
- the soxX gene encoding sulfur oxidation c-type cytochrome SoxX, translating into MKAKKSIFLAAFLVGALAQSYLNPPELEAVKTGGKAYAEVFLNQRPDQALCSIHRNRLPSDLLPKFLEEQRALIRYPQSGKLMGDWRKGGAIFNNLQKANCFSCHFGSPVHLGGDVGPSLEKYGLKRGQSEAIQRYTYEVIYNAWAYFPCTVMYRFGAQGLLTPEEIADIVAYLLDPESDFNTKPAVGSK; encoded by the coding sequence ATGAAGGCGAAGAAGTCTATCTTTTTGGCCGCGTTCCTGGTGGGGGCCTTGGCCCAGTCGTACCTCAACCCTCCCGAGCTGGAGGCCGTCAAGACCGGCGGCAAGGCCTATGCCGAGGTCTTCTTGAACCAGCGGCCGGATCAGGCTCTTTGCTCCATCCACCGGAACCGCCTGCCCTCTGACCTCCTCCCCAAGTTCCTGGAGGAGCAACGGGCCCTCATCCGCTACCCCCAAAGCGGCAAGCTCATGGGGGACTGGAGGAAGGGCGGGGCCATCTTCAACAACCTGCAGAAGGCCAACTGCTTCTCCTGCCATTTCGGCTCCCCGGTGCACCTGGGCGGGGACGTGGGGCCCAGCTTGGAGAAGTACGGCCTAAAACGGGGGCAGTCGGAGGCCATCCAGCGCTACACCTACGAGGTCATCTACAACGCCTGGGCTTATTTCCCCTGCACCGTCATGTACCGCTTCGGGGCCCAGGGGCTTCTTACCCCGGAGGAGATTGCGGACATCGTGGCCTACCTCCTGGATCCGGAGTCGGACTTCAACACCAAGCCTGCGGTGGGGTCTAAATGA
- the soxA gene encoding sulfur oxidation c-type cytochrome SoxA, whose protein sequence is MPLKAWLAAAVLALAVLALAQEGVDPREEAKRQKQLLLETAGILPTELIVEQGKELFNRKGPSGKTMAECDFGLGKGVLEGAAARLPRYFLDTNRVEDLDGRIVTCMTRVQGFKPEQVKRSEVVAVAFYIASFSTGKPIQVRLLFPQERELYALGEKLFYARSGSRDIGCATCHVTYVGRRAGVLPYADVLGKDKSWTHWPAYRYSNDQIWTMQDRIRACYGNIGHPQPNLYSLPILALELFMAYNNNGAVVEEWPAFVR, encoded by the coding sequence ATGCCCCTTAAGGCGTGGTTGGCGGCTGCTGTTTTGGCCCTGGCGGTCCTTGCCCTAGCCCAGGAGGGGGTGGACCCCCGGGAGGAGGCCAAGCGGCAAAAACAGCTCCTTTTGGAAACTGCAGGCATTCTGCCCACCGAGCTCATTGTGGAGCAGGGCAAGGAGCTTTTTAACCGCAAAGGGCCCAGCGGCAAGACCATGGCCGAGTGCGACTTTGGCCTGGGCAAGGGGGTGCTGGAGGGGGCTGCTGCCCGGCTTCCCCGCTACTTCCTGGACACAAACCGGGTGGAGGACTTGGACGGCCGCATCGTCACCTGCATGACCCGGGTCCAGGGGTTTAAGCCGGAACAGGTGAAGCGGTCCGAGGTGGTGGCGGTGGCCTTCTACATCGCCAGCTTCTCCACGGGGAAGCCCATCCAGGTGAGGCTTCTCTTTCCTCAAGAAAGGGAGCTCTATGCCCTTGGGGAGAAGCTCTTCTACGCCCGCAGCGGCTCACGGGACATCGGTTGCGCCACCTGCCACGTGACCTACGTGGGCAGGCGGGCCGGGGTCTTGCCTTACGCGGACGTCCTGGGCAAGGACAAGTCCTGGACCCACTGGCCCGCTTACCGCTACTCCAACGACCAGATCTGGACCATGCAGGACCGCATCCGGGCCTGCTACGGCAACATCGGCCATCCCCAGCCCAACCTTTATTCCCTGCCCATCCTGGCCCTGGAGCTTTTCATGGCCTACAACAACAACGGGGCGGTGGTGGAGGAGTGGCCGGCTTTTGTGCGCTGA
- the soxZ gene encoding thiosulfate oxidation carrier complex protein SoxZ: MPIRTIVRLTPAKPKAGENFKLQVVAQHPNEPGTRKDAEGKLIPAKYINLVEVYFEGEKVAEARPGPSTSANPLYGFMFKAEKVGTFTVKLKDTDGDTGEGTVKLELA; this comes from the coding sequence ATGCCCATTCGCACCATTGTTCGCTTGACCCCGGCCAAGCCCAAGGCGGGCGAGAACTTTAAGCTCCAGGTGGTGGCCCAGCATCCCAACGAGCCCGGCACTCGTAAGGATGCCGAGGGCAAGCTCATCCCGGCCAAGTACATCAACCTGGTGGAGGTCTACTTTGAGGGGGAAAAGGTGGCGGAGGCCCGCCCCGGTCCCTCCACCAGCGCCAACCCCCTTTACGGCTTCATGTTCAAGGCGGAAAAGGTGGGGACCTTTACCGTAAAGCTGAAGGACACCGACGGGGACACCGGTGAGGGCACGGTAAAACTGGAGCTGGCCTAA
- the soxY gene encoding thiosulfate oxidation carrier protein SoxY: protein MNRRAFLRTTGVALGAVALAGLPVRAQGLEGEDLANLEKALQAVLGKGFKDLTPSNLIKLTMPAIAESGANVPAEVEVNLPSNQVKAIHLFADKNPTPHLVAFMPMKALPYYATRVRLAETSAVRAVVETADGKLLLASASTRVTVGGCG from the coding sequence GTGAATAGGCGAGCGTTTTTAAGGACCACCGGCGTAGCCCTCGGGGCCGTGGCTTTGGCGGGGCTTCCCGTAAGGGCGCAGGGTTTAGAGGGCGAGGACTTGGCCAACCTGGAGAAGGCCCTGCAGGCAGTTTTGGGCAAGGGGTTTAAGGACCTCACCCCCTCCAACCTCATTAAGCTCACCATGCCGGCCATTGCCGAAAGCGGGGCCAACGTTCCCGCTGAGGTGGAGGTGAACCTGCCCTCCAATCAGGTGAAGGCCATCCACCTCTTCGCCGACAAGAACCCCACCCCCCATCTGGTGGCCTTCATGCCCATGAAGGCCCTGCCCTACTACGCCACCCGGGTGCGCCTGGCGGAGACCAGCGCGGTGCGGGCGGTGGTGGAAACGGCAGACGGCAAGCTCCTGTTGGCTTCGGCCAGCACCCGCGTGACCGTGGGTGGTTGCGGTTAA
- a CDS encoding SoxW family protein: MYAYRVLWLLSVLILTVTLAAPDFARWYPHGTALELAQAHGRVVMVYFHSPHCPYCDQMNTFVLSDLQVSRLLEDRFVVASVGTETPEGQELARRYRVPGTPTFVFLVHRKGTWEEVGRLFGSRPRAQFLLELRQMCAKGGVCE; the protein is encoded by the coding sequence ATGTACGCATACCGGGTACTCTGGCTCCTCTCGGTGCTAATCCTGACCGTAACCCTGGCCGCGCCGGACTTTGCGCGGTGGTATCCCCATGGCACGGCGCTAGAGCTGGCCCAGGCCCACGGTCGGGTGGTCATGGTATACTTCCATTCCCCCCATTGCCCCTACTGCGATCAGATGAACACCTTCGTCCTCTCCGATCTCCAGGTGAGCCGGCTTCTAGAGGACCGGTTTGTGGTGGCCTCTGTGGGTACGGAGACCCCGGAAGGCCAGGAGCTTGCTCGGCGTTATAGGGTGCCGGGTACCCCCACCTTTGTCTTCCTCGTCCACCGCAAGGGGACGTGGGAAGAGGTGGGCCGGCTTTTTGGCAGCCGGCCCCGGGCGCAGTTCCTTTTGGAGCTGCGCCAGATGTGTGCCAAGGGAGGTGTGTGTGAATAG
- a CDS encoding transposase family protein, which yields MTLREALSQVPDPRAHNRRYPLWGLLALVLLAFLSRVDSLRGVSRFARANPHLLPHLGLRKAPGHTALTQLLHRLDPQALAEALAKVFPGRELEGEKVLVADGKVLRGSGKGKSPQVRLVEAWALSLGRTLAQARAEGREDKALLELLERLGAEGLVGKVVVGDAGFLYPEVARQVRAKGGSTSWC from the coding sequence ATGACCCTGCGCGAAGCCCTATCCCAGGTTCCCGACCCCCGGGCCCACAACCGCCGCTACCCCCTCTGGGGCCTGCTGGCCCTGGTTCTTTTGGCCTTCCTCTCCCGCGTGGACTCCCTGCGCGGCGTCTCCCGCTTTGCCCGCGCCAACCCCCACCTCCTCCCCCACCTGGGCCTGCGCAAGGCCCCGGGCCACACCGCCCTCACCCAACTCCTTCACCGCCTGGACCCCCAGGCCCTGGCGGAGGCCCTGGCCAAGGTCTTCCCGGGAAGGGAGCTGGAAGGGGAAAAGGTCCTGGTGGCCGACGGCAAGGTGCTGCGAGGGAGCGGGAAGGGCAAGAGCCCCCAGGTCCGCCTGGTGGAGGCCTGGGCCCTTTCCCTGGGGCGCACCCTGGCCCAGGCCAGGGCGGAGGGAAGGGAGGACAAGGCGCTTCTGGAGCTTTTGGAGCGCCTGGGGGCCGAGGGGCTTGTGGGGAAGGTGGTGGTGGGGGATGCGGGGTTTTTGTACCCCGAGGTGGCCCGCCAGGTGCGGGCAAAGGGGGGGAGTACCTCCTGGTGCTGA
- a CDS encoding DDE transposase family protein — translation MLKGNQGGLLGWVREVFAGMARGALPGETRAEWVREADGEVRRYEVWASPVLPPEVAAFPGARQAVRLVREVVVKGTGEVRRTEGYALTSLGPEEADARVLGEIWVGRWGVENGSFWVRDVLLREDAFQVRGRGGEVLAVLRAHLVSWLNWKGVRRKKAALEVFSFNPLAALRFLGLYAE, via the coding sequence GTGCTGAAGGGGAACCAGGGGGGGCTTTTGGGGTGGGTGCGTGAGGTGTTTGCGGGGATGGCGCGAGGAGCCCTGCCTGGGGAGACGCGGGCGGAGTGGGTGCGGGAGGCAGACGGGGAGGTGAGGCGGTACGAGGTGTGGGCTTCTCCGGTGTTGCCCCCGGAGGTGGCGGCCTTTCCTGGGGCCAGGCAGGCGGTGCGGCTGGTGCGGGAGGTGGTGGTGAAGGGGACGGGGGAGGTGAGGCGGACGGAGGGGTACGCGCTCACGAGCCTTGGGCCGGAGGAGGCGGACGCCCGGGTGCTGGGGGAGATTTGGGTGGGGCGATGGGGGGTGGAGAATGGTTCCTTCTGGGTGCGGGATGTGCTTTTGCGGGAGGACGCCTTTCAGGTGCGGGGGCGAGGGGGTGAGGTGCTGGCGGTGTTGCGGGCGCACTTGGTCTCGTGGTTGAACTGGAAGGGGGTGCGCCGGAAGAAGGCGGCCTTGGAGGTTTTCTCCTTCAACCCCCTGGCTGCCCTGCGGTTCCTGGGGCTCTATGCAGAATAG